The following proteins are co-located in the Desulfatitalea tepidiphila genome:
- a CDS encoding O-linked N-acetylglucosamine transferase, SPINDLY family protein, with translation MTSEARSDGIKNWKEAYEKGRLACASGDLHEASMAIETAIRLNPNAFELHHDLGVVFFQQNSYHQALTCFRSAIALNPRKYQAWFNGANALCAMHCYQEAIPWYRKAIELNPSFAEAHYNLANTYKALDAPHEAILHYRRAMDIDPNMPEALNNIGTLLLGCGELIDARECFQRALASDANYTQASYNLSLTLNRLGRPEEAIAFVDRCLGLYPEHGEGLALRVSLLQQVCDWPALADAGARLDRQTDEQLRLGQRPSESPFLNFTRSDDPERNLLIGKAWSDWLLKHANHSRSNFGFSHRPQATRRIKIAYLSERFRNAATAHLASGVFGRHDRNRFEIYAYSWGQDDGSVYRRKIEQGVDHFIDIRNISDAEAAQRIHADGIQILVDMMGWMHGHRMGIAARRPAPVQINYLGYPASTGTPFIDYLIADRIIIPYEMRQYFSEKVVWLPDCYQPNDPETPIDPRPCSRIEFGLPENGVIFCSFNTDYKIEPGAFACWMRILRAVPGSVLWLLVRSQQARENLIRSAGSLGIAPTRLVFASPLPKAKHLARLKLADIALDTLTVNGHTTTTDALLAGVPVVTCQGRHFASRVAGSILSAIRMPDLVAADMESYVQMAITLASEAHLLDEVRARLANNKTNAPLFDIDRYVRNLEAAYDNVWKTCVTEKFQRA, from the coding sequence ATGACCTCAGAAGCCCGATCAGATGGCATCAAGAATTGGAAAGAAGCCTATGAGAAGGGCAGGTTGGCGTGTGCAAGTGGTGATCTGCATGAAGCATCTATGGCCATCGAAACGGCAATTCGACTGAATCCCAATGCGTTTGAACTCCACCACGATTTGGGCGTCGTTTTCTTTCAACAAAATTCATACCATCAGGCGCTGACATGTTTCAGGAGCGCAATCGCGTTGAATCCCCGGAAATACCAAGCCTGGTTCAATGGGGCCAATGCGCTCTGCGCAATGCATTGCTACCAGGAGGCAATCCCCTGGTACCGAAAAGCCATTGAATTGAATCCCTCGTTTGCCGAGGCTCACTACAACCTGGCCAATACCTATAAAGCGCTTGACGCTCCACATGAGGCAATATTGCACTATCGGCGTGCTATGGACATCGATCCCAACATGCCCGAAGCCCTGAACAACATCGGCACCTTGTTGTTGGGCTGCGGCGAGTTGATCGACGCCCGGGAGTGTTTCCAGCGTGCTTTGGCATCAGACGCCAATTATACCCAGGCCAGCTATAATTTGAGCCTCACGTTGAACCGTCTCGGCCGGCCGGAGGAGGCAATAGCATTTGTAGACCGATGCCTCGGTCTGTATCCGGAACACGGCGAGGGTCTGGCTTTGCGGGTTTCATTGCTGCAGCAGGTGTGCGACTGGCCGGCCCTCGCCGACGCCGGTGCGCGACTGGACCGCCAGACCGATGAACAGCTCCGATTGGGGCAGAGGCCATCCGAGTCACCTTTTCTTAATTTCACCCGATCGGATGATCCTGAACGCAACTTGTTGATCGGGAAGGCATGGAGCGACTGGCTCCTGAAGCATGCGAACCATAGCCGATCGAATTTTGGATTTTCACATCGACCGCAGGCAACAAGACGCATCAAGATCGCCTACCTTTCGGAGAGATTTCGAAACGCCGCAACCGCGCATCTTGCATCGGGGGTGTTCGGCCGGCATGACCGCAATCGATTCGAGATCTACGCCTATTCCTGGGGGCAGGATGACGGGAGCGTCTATCGGCGCAAAATAGAGCAGGGTGTGGATCACTTTATCGATATCCGTAACATCAGTGACGCCGAGGCGGCCCAGCGAATTCATGCAGACGGCATCCAGATTCTGGTGGACATGATGGGGTGGATGCACGGCCATCGGATGGGTATCGCCGCCCGGCGCCCGGCACCGGTTCAAATCAACTACCTTGGCTATCCGGCAAGCACCGGGACGCCATTTATCGATTACCTGATCGCCGATCGCATTATCATACCCTACGAGATGCGACAGTACTTTTCCGAAAAGGTGGTATGGCTTCCGGATTGCTACCAACCCAATGACCCCGAAACGCCTATCGATCCGAGGCCGTGCAGTAGAATAGAATTCGGACTGCCGGAAAATGGCGTCATCTTCTGTTCGTTCAATACCGATTATAAAATCGAACCTGGGGCTTTCGCCTGCTGGATGCGGATCCTGCGTGCCGTGCCCGGCAGCGTGCTCTGGCTGTTGGTCAGATCCCAGCAGGCACGGGAGAATCTGATCCGTAGCGCCGGGAGCCTGGGCATTGCTCCCACACGCCTGGTGTTCGCATCGCCGCTGCCCAAGGCGAAGCACCTCGCAAGGCTCAAGCTGGCCGATATTGCCCTGGATACCTTGACCGTAAACGGCCACACCACCACCACCGATGCTTTGTTAGCCGGGGTTCCGGTGGTAACCTGCCAGGGACGCCATTTCGCATCCCGCGTGGCCGGAAGCATCCTCAGCGCAATACGTATGCCCGATCTGGTGGCCGCGGATATGGAGAGCTACGTACAAATGGCCATAACGCTAGCCTCTGAGGCGCACCTCCTCGATGAAGTCAGGGCAAGATTGGCCAATAACAAGACGAACGCACCCCTGTTTGATATCGATCGCTATGTAAGGAACCTTGAAGCTGCCTACGACAACGTGTGGAAGACCTGTGTCACCGAAAAATTCCAGCGGGCATGA